One window of Cellulomonas shaoxiangyii genomic DNA carries:
- a CDS encoding LemA family protein, with protein MTGGTIALLVVVAIVVIALLWAVAQYNGFVRLRNLVQEAWRQIDVELHRRHDLIPNLLESVKGYAAHERGVFDEVTRARAAAAAPGAGPAERARQEEALNGALGRLFAVAEAYPALRASENFQQLQDELTNTEDRIASGRRFYNANVRALNTKVETFPANVIAKMFGFTRAEYFEAEDPQVRRAPSVSF; from the coding sequence GTGACCGGTGGCACCATCGCCCTGCTCGTCGTCGTCGCGATCGTCGTGATCGCGCTGCTCTGGGCAGTCGCGCAGTACAACGGCTTCGTCCGCCTGCGCAACCTCGTGCAGGAGGCGTGGCGGCAGATCGACGTCGAGCTGCACCGCCGGCACGACCTCATCCCGAACCTCCTCGAGTCCGTGAAGGGCTACGCCGCCCACGAGCGCGGCGTCTTCGACGAGGTGACGCGTGCGCGTGCCGCCGCGGCGGCGCCCGGCGCGGGCCCGGCCGAGCGGGCGCGGCAGGAGGAGGCGCTCAACGGTGCGCTCGGCCGGCTGTTCGCGGTCGCCGAGGCGTACCCGGCGCTGCGCGCCAGCGAGAACTTCCAGCAGCTGCAGGACGAGCTCACCAACACCGAGGACCGCATCGCCTCCGGGCGCCGGTTCTACAACGCGAACGTCCGCGCCCTGAACACGAAGGTGGAGACGTTCCCGGCGAACGTCATCGCCAAGATGTTCGGCTTCACGCGCGCCGAGTACTTCGAGGCCGAGGACCCGCAGGTCCGGCGGGCGCCCAGCGTCAGCTTCTGA
- a CDS encoding HAD-IIA family hydrolase: protein MTREIRSWLSDMDGVLVHEGTALPGAADFVGALQTAGRPFLVLTNNSIFTPRDLCARLAATGIDVPEKAIWTSALATAQFLTDQMPGGSAHVIGEAGLTTALHEAGYTLTAAQPDFVVLGETRTYSFEAITQAIRLIQGGARFIATNPDVTGPSAEGDVPATGAVAAMISAATGRKPYFVGKPNPMMIRSALNRIDAHSETTVMVGDRMDTDVVAGIEAGLRTYLVLTGSTRATDVERFPFRPTAVLDSVADLIDLV, encoded by the coding sequence ATGACCCGTGAGATCCGCTCCTGGCTGTCCGACATGGACGGCGTGCTCGTGCACGAGGGGACGGCGCTCCCGGGGGCCGCCGACTTCGTGGGCGCCCTGCAGACCGCGGGGCGGCCGTTCCTCGTCCTCACGAACAACTCGATCTTCACGCCGCGCGACCTGTGCGCGCGCCTCGCCGCCACCGGCATCGACGTGCCGGAGAAGGCCATCTGGACCTCGGCCCTGGCGACGGCGCAGTTCCTCACCGACCAGATGCCCGGCGGGTCCGCGCACGTCATCGGCGAGGCCGGGCTGACCACCGCGCTGCACGAGGCCGGGTACACGCTCACCGCAGCGCAGCCGGACTTCGTCGTGCTCGGTGAGACCCGGACGTACTCGTTCGAGGCGATCACCCAGGCCATCCGGCTCATCCAGGGCGGCGCGCGGTTCATCGCGACGAACCCCGACGTCACCGGACCGAGCGCCGAGGGCGACGTGCCGGCCACGGGCGCCGTCGCCGCGATGATCAGCGCCGCGACCGGCCGCAAGCCCTACTTCGTGGGCAAGCCGAACCCCATGATGATCCGCTCGGCGCTCAACCGGATCGACGCGCACTCCGAGACGACCGTCATGGTCGGCGACCGCATGGACACCGACGTCGTCGCCGGCATCGAGGCCGGCCTGCGCACCTACCTGGTGCTCACCGGCTCGACGCGCGCCACCGATGTCGAGCGCTTCCCGTTCCGCCCGACGGCCGTCCTCGACTCCGTGGCCGACCTGATCGACCTGGTCTGA
- a CDS encoding VTT domain-containing protein, with the protein MLTTTVLAAALSPDVALLAGGPVPALGPEFLQPENLIESFGTAALIGIVAVVFIETGLLFPFLPGDSLLFTAGALVAQDSLQLNIGVLCLLLFLAAFLGDQVAYVIGRRLGPKVFSRPDSRFFKQKYIDQTYAYFDRYGGRTIIVARFVPFVRTYAPVAAGVGRMRYRTFVSYNVVGALLWGVGVTLLGYWLGNFAFIKDNIEALLILIVLVSVIPVGVELWRARRKEAVGETVGGRDPAYDEAAERAAVEREAFGRSSTPAVAGPVGDAPQQPAGRTPEE; encoded by the coding sequence ATGCTGACGACGACGGTGCTCGCCGCCGCCCTCTCCCCCGACGTGGCCCTCCTCGCCGGCGGACCCGTGCCCGCGCTCGGGCCCGAGTTCCTCCAGCCGGAGAACCTCATCGAGTCGTTCGGGACCGCGGCCCTCATCGGGATCGTCGCGGTCGTCTTCATCGAGACCGGGCTGCTCTTCCCGTTCCTGCCGGGCGACTCCCTGCTGTTCACGGCGGGCGCGCTCGTCGCGCAGGACTCGCTGCAGCTCAACATCGGGGTGCTCTGCCTGCTGCTGTTCCTCGCCGCGTTCCTCGGCGACCAGGTCGCGTACGTCATCGGACGCCGCCTCGGGCCCAAGGTCTTCAGCCGGCCCGACTCGCGCTTCTTCAAGCAGAAGTACATCGACCAGACCTACGCGTACTTCGACCGCTACGGCGGCCGCACGATCATCGTGGCGCGCTTCGTGCCGTTCGTGCGCACGTACGCGCCCGTCGCCGCGGGCGTCGGCCGCATGAGGTACCGGACGTTCGTGTCGTACAACGTGGTCGGCGCGCTGCTGTGGGGCGTGGGGGTCACGCTGCTCGGCTACTGGCTGGGCAACTTCGCGTTCATCAAGGACAACATCGAGGCCCTGCTGATCCTCATCGTGCTGGTCTCGGTGATCCCCGTCGGCGTCGAGCTGTGGCGCGCACGCCGCAAGGAGGCCGTGGGCGAGACCGTCGGCGGCCGCGACCCGGCGTACGACGAGGCCGCCGAGCGCGCGGCCGTCGAGCGCGAGGCGTTCGGGCGGTCGAGCACCCCCGCCGTCGCCGGCCCCGTCGGCGACGCCCCGCAGCAGCCGGCAGGCCGCACCCCGGAGGAGTAG
- a CDS encoding extracellular solute-binding protein, producing the protein MLLGSLAAAGGVATIGALGGCSPATVAAGGARPLSYWHLLSGGDGVVMAGLVEEANASDNGYEATQTVLAWGAPYYTKLAMASVGGRAPDVAVMHASRVAGYAPGGLLDPWDLDLLADVGVQEGDFLERVWEKGTLDGNVYSIALDSHPFVLMYNTDVAEQAGALGDDGRLVPVEDPETFLEVARAMQGVTGGHGVSYGYLGDGAQMWRLFYTFFKQHGGEMDLSGDRVQVDTDAAVASLEYIQRMLDGTVCTPNGDYGTAVSEFVTGGSGMFLTGVWELPTVKAAGIAFDAQPIPTLFGTPAAYADSHALTLPHQNDPDPEQRRAAYQFVADLLQNSLPWAEAGHIPAFQPVVDSAEYAELTPQVNYAPAAEILNYDPEAWFTGSGSDFQAYFLETVQNVYLEGADPAEGFDAFVRRVDVQLAKPNPV; encoded by the coding sequence ATGCTCCTCGGCTCGCTCGCCGCCGCGGGCGGCGTCGCGACGATCGGTGCCCTCGGTGGCTGCAGCCCCGCGACCGTCGCCGCGGGCGGCGCCCGCCCGCTGTCCTACTGGCACCTGCTCAGCGGCGGCGACGGCGTCGTCATGGCCGGCCTGGTCGAGGAGGCGAACGCGTCCGACAACGGCTACGAGGCCACGCAGACCGTGCTGGCCTGGGGGGCGCCGTACTACACCAAGCTCGCCATGGCGAGCGTCGGCGGGCGGGCGCCCGACGTCGCGGTGATGCACGCGTCCCGCGTCGCCGGGTACGCACCCGGCGGCCTGCTCGACCCGTGGGACCTCGACCTGCTCGCCGACGTCGGCGTGCAGGAGGGCGACTTCCTCGAGCGCGTCTGGGAGAAGGGCACGCTCGACGGCAACGTGTACTCGATCGCCCTCGACTCGCACCCGTTCGTGCTCATGTACAACACGGACGTCGCCGAGCAGGCGGGGGCGCTCGGCGACGACGGGCGGCTGGTCCCGGTCGAGGACCCCGAGACGTTCCTCGAGGTGGCCCGGGCCATGCAGGGCGTCACCGGCGGGCACGGCGTCTCGTACGGGTACCTCGGCGACGGCGCCCAGATGTGGCGGCTCTTCTACACGTTCTTCAAGCAGCACGGCGGGGAGATGGACCTGTCCGGCGACCGCGTGCAGGTCGACACCGACGCGGCCGTGGCGTCCCTCGAGTACATCCAGCGGATGCTCGACGGCACGGTCTGCACGCCCAACGGCGACTACGGCACCGCGGTGTCGGAGTTCGTGACGGGCGGGAGCGGCATGTTCCTCACGGGCGTGTGGGAGCTGCCGACGGTGAAGGCCGCGGGCATCGCGTTCGACGCCCAGCCGATCCCGACGCTCTTCGGCACCCCCGCGGCCTACGCCGACTCGCACGCGCTCACGCTGCCGCACCAGAACGACCCCGACCCCGAGCAGCGGCGGGCGGCGTACCAGTTCGTCGCCGACCTCCTGCAGAACTCGCTGCCGTGGGCGGAGGCCGGGCACATCCCCGCGTTCCAGCCGGTCGTGGACAGCGCCGAGTACGCCGAGCTGACCCCGCAGGTGAACTACGCACCCGCCGCGGAGATCCTCAACTACGACCCGGAGGCGTGGTTCACCGGGTCCGGGTCGGACTTCCAGGCGTACTTCCTGGAGACGGTCCAGAACGTCTACCTGGAGGGCGCGGACCCCGCCGAGGGGTTCGACGCCTTCGTCCGGCGCGTCGACGTCCAGCTCGCCAAGCCGAACCCGGTCTGA
- a CDS encoding carbohydrate ABC transporter permease: MSSATLGVRTGRARTGTAAPERDVAAARRSRDTRIGWAFVAPFGVLFAMFLLWPLLHGLWLSFTGESITGAGGAFLGLDNYAEALSDPIMWRAMLNTVWFTVLSTVPLVLVGLVMALLVFQGLPGQWLWRLSFFMPFLLASTVAAQFWIWMYNPQLGLVNALLGVVGIEGQAWLQDTRFAMAAVVVETLWWTVGFNFLLYLTALQNIPEQQYEASALDGAGRWRQLWAITLPQLGPTTVLIVLLQVLASLKVFDQIYIMTQGGPGGVTRPVVQHIFESGFTGYRFGYASAIAYVFFAVIVIIAVAQLRFTTRRDHA; the protein is encoded by the coding sequence GTGTCCTCCGCAACCCTCGGCGTCCGGACGGGCCGCGCCCGCACGGGCACGGCCGCACCGGAACGCGACGTCGCCGCCGCGCGACGCTCCCGCGACACCCGCATCGGCTGGGCGTTCGTCGCACCGTTCGGCGTCCTGTTCGCGATGTTCCTGCTCTGGCCCCTCCTGCACGGCCTCTGGCTGAGCTTCACCGGCGAGAGCATCACCGGCGCCGGCGGCGCGTTCCTCGGCCTCGACAACTACGCCGAGGCGCTGTCGGACCCGATCATGTGGCGCGCCATGCTCAACACGGTGTGGTTCACGGTGCTGTCGACCGTGCCGCTCGTGCTGGTCGGGCTCGTCATGGCGCTGCTCGTCTTCCAGGGCCTGCCCGGGCAGTGGCTGTGGCGGCTGTCGTTCTTCATGCCGTTCCTGCTGGCGTCCACCGTGGCGGCGCAGTTCTGGATCTGGATGTACAACCCGCAGCTCGGGCTCGTGAACGCGCTGCTCGGCGTGGTGGGGATCGAGGGGCAGGCGTGGCTGCAGGACACGCGCTTCGCGATGGCCGCCGTGGTCGTCGAGACGCTGTGGTGGACCGTCGGCTTCAACTTCCTGCTGTACCTGACGGCCCTGCAGAACATCCCCGAGCAGCAGTACGAGGCGTCCGCGCTCGACGGCGCCGGTCGCTGGCGCCAGCTGTGGGCCATCACGCTGCCGCAGCTCGGCCCGACCACCGTGCTCATCGTCCTGCTGCAGGTCCTGGCCTCGCTGAAGGTCTTCGACCAGATCTACATCATGACCCAGGGGGGCCCGGGCGGCGTGACGCGGCCCGTCGTCCAGCACATCTTCGAGTCCGGGTTCACGGGCTACCGGTTCGGCTACGCGTCCGCGATCGCGTACGTCTTCTTCGCGGTCATCGTCATCATCGCCGTCGCGCAGCTGCGGTTCACGACGCGGAGGGACCACGCATGA
- a CDS encoding carbohydrate ABC transporter permease: MTTTVAPQPTAATGPGPRPRRAGRLTQGANLRVGERFASPGRVVAIVALVVMAVGWLLPFVWAVVTSFKSEASAAATPVTLLPPDGFTTDAYGNVLREGNVPLWTWNSLVTAVAITVITIAVSALAAYALARIDFAGRRWLFWLIIASIIVPPPVLIVPLFYEMLALNLVDTYWAIILPQLVHPAMVFILKKFFEQVPLELEDAARIDGAGRLRVFWSVVLPLSRPILAAVAIFVFIGAWNNFLWPFIITSDASLMTLPVGLQTVKSAYGLQYAQTMAAAVLAALPLIIVFLFFQRQIIRGFSTTGFGGQ; the protein is encoded by the coding sequence ATGACCACCACCGTCGCACCCCAGCCCACCGCGGCCACCGGCCCCGGTCCGCGTCCCCGTCGCGCCGGGCGGCTCACGCAGGGCGCGAACCTGCGCGTCGGCGAGCGGTTCGCGAGCCCCGGCCGCGTCGTCGCGATCGTGGCCCTCGTCGTCATGGCCGTCGGCTGGCTGCTGCCGTTCGTCTGGGCCGTGGTCACGTCGTTCAAGTCCGAGGCGTCCGCCGCGGCGACGCCCGTCACGCTGCTGCCGCCCGACGGGTTCACGACCGACGCCTACGGGAACGTCCTGCGGGAGGGCAACGTCCCGCTGTGGACGTGGAACAGCCTCGTCACCGCCGTCGCGATCACGGTCATCACCATCGCGGTGTCGGCGCTGGCCGCCTACGCGCTGGCACGCATCGACTTCGCGGGCCGCCGGTGGCTGTTCTGGCTGATCATCGCGTCGATCATCGTGCCGCCGCCCGTGCTGATCGTGCCGCTGTTCTACGAGATGCTCGCGCTGAACCTGGTCGACACGTACTGGGCGATCATCCTGCCGCAGCTCGTGCACCCGGCCATGGTGTTCATCCTCAAGAAGTTCTTCGAGCAGGTCCCGCTCGAGCTCGAGGACGCGGCCCGCATCGACGGCGCCGGCCGGCTGCGCGTGTTCTGGTCGGTCGTGCTGCCGCTGTCGCGGCCCATCCTCGCGGCCGTCGCGATCTTCGTGTTCATCGGCGCCTGGAACAACTTCCTGTGGCCGTTCATCATCACGTCCGACGCGTCGCTGATGACGCTGCCCGTCGGCCTGCAGACCGTGAAGAGCGCGTACGGCCTGCAGTACGCGCAGACCATGGCGGCCGCCGTGCTCGCGGCGCTGCCGCTGATCATCGTCTTCCTCTTCTTCCAGCGGCAGATCATCCGCGGGTTCTCCACGACCGGCTTCGGCGGTCAGTGA
- a CDS encoding alpha-N-arabinofuranosidase, with amino-acid sequence MTRARITLDRDFTAGPVPRRLFGSFVEHMGRCVYTGIFEPGHPAADERGFRSDVLDLVRELGPSVVRYPGGNFVSGYAWEDGVGPREQRPVRLDGAWHTVETNAFGLHEFVDWARAAGVEVMEAVNLGTRGVEAARALVEYANHPGGTAWSDLRRRNGHEEPFDIRLWCLGNEMDGPWQMGQKTAEEYGRIATEAAKAMRLVDPTIELVACGSSNSGMPTFGAWEHTVLRHAYEYVDYVSAHAYYQEVEGDHGSFLASAVDTDHFVESVVATADAVRAAGKHRKRINLSFDEWNVWYQTGRETPDQPHVIGRDAVWREHPRIIEDEYGVTDAVVVGTLLNSLLRHGDRVKVANQAQLVNVIAPIRAEAGGPAWRQTIFWPFARTAALARGEILRPAVRSDRYEAARFGDVDLVDVAATWDEENGRVALFLAHRGLDEPADVDLTLRGWSLGRVVRSEVLDVPEGGDRWTANTQDRPDAVGLRGLDDVRVDGAGVALRLPPLSWAVVELEATPA; translated from the coding sequence ATGACCCGCGCCCGCATCACGCTCGACCGCGACTTCACCGCCGGGCCGGTGCCCCGCCGCCTCTTCGGCTCGTTCGTCGAGCACATGGGCCGGTGCGTCTACACCGGGATCTTCGAGCCGGGGCACCCCGCGGCCGACGAGCGGGGCTTCCGCTCCGACGTGCTCGACCTCGTCCGCGAGCTCGGCCCGTCGGTGGTGCGGTACCCCGGCGGGAACTTCGTCTCGGGCTACGCCTGGGAGGACGGCGTCGGTCCCCGCGAGCAGCGGCCCGTGCGGCTCGACGGCGCGTGGCACACCGTCGAGACCAACGCGTTCGGGCTCCACGAGTTCGTCGACTGGGCGCGGGCCGCCGGCGTCGAGGTCATGGAGGCCGTCAACCTCGGCACGCGCGGCGTCGAGGCGGCACGGGCGCTCGTCGAGTACGCCAACCACCCCGGCGGCACGGCGTGGTCCGACCTGCGGCGCAGGAACGGGCACGAGGAGCCGTTCGACATCCGCCTGTGGTGCCTCGGCAACGAGATGGACGGCCCGTGGCAGATGGGCCAGAAGACCGCCGAGGAGTACGGCCGGATCGCCACCGAGGCGGCCAAGGCGATGCGCCTCGTGGACCCGACGATCGAGCTCGTCGCGTGCGGCTCGTCGAACTCGGGCATGCCCACGTTCGGGGCCTGGGAGCACACCGTCCTGCGGCACGCCTACGAGTACGTCGACTACGTCTCGGCGCACGCCTACTACCAGGAGGTGGAGGGGGACCACGGGTCGTTCCTGGCCTCGGCGGTGGACACGGACCACTTCGTCGAGTCCGTCGTCGCGACCGCCGACGCGGTGCGCGCCGCCGGCAAGCACCGCAAGCGCATCAACCTCTCCTTCGACGAGTGGAACGTCTGGTACCAGACCGGCCGGGAGACGCCCGACCAGCCGCACGTCATCGGGCGCGACGCCGTCTGGCGCGAGCACCCGCGGATCATCGAGGACGAGTACGGCGTCACCGACGCGGTGGTCGTGGGCACGCTGCTCAACTCGCTGCTGCGCCACGGGGACCGGGTCAAGGTCGCCAACCAGGCGCAGCTGGTCAACGTCATCGCACCGATCCGCGCCGAAGCGGGCGGGCCGGCCTGGCGGCAGACGATCTTCTGGCCCTTCGCCCGCACGGCCGCGCTCGCGCGGGGCGAGATCCTGCGGCCCGCCGTGCGGTCCGACCGGTACGAGGCCGCGCGGTTCGGCGACGTGGACCTCGTGGACGTCGCCGCGACGTGGGACGAGGAGAACGGGCGCGTCGCGCTGTTCCTCGCGCACCGAGGGCTCGACGAGCCCGCCGACGTGGACCTCACGCTGCGCGGCTGGTCGCTCGGGCGGGTGGTGCGGTCCGAGGTGCTCGACGTGCCCGAGGGCGGCGACCGGTGGACGGCCAACACGCAGGACCGCCCGGACGCCGTCGGTCTGCGCGGGCTCGACGACGTGCGCGTCGACGGTGCCGGCGTCGCGCTGCGGCTGCCGCCGCTCTCGTGGGCGGTCGTCGAGCTGGAGGCGACGCCGGCCTGA
- a CDS encoding RNA methyltransferase: protein MLPTEGASAGAEPGGDVPAGAQPGGGREVGVGPWPGGPAAWPRVAGPGSALDPRYDPELLAHGDRRNVVDRYRYWTVEAVVADLDTRRHPFHVAIENWAHDLNIGSVVRTANAFNAAGVHVVGRRRWNRRGAMVTDRYLHVHHHPDAAALATWAAGAGPDGGRLPVVGLDNVPGSVPIEGYELPRACVLLLGQESTGLTPQAQAVCDVVLHITQHGSTRSLNAGAAAAIAMHTWALHHAHP from the coding sequence ATGCTGCCGACGGAAGGTGCGTCGGCTGGTGCGGAGCCGGGTGGGGACGTGCCGGCTGGTGCGCAGCCGGGCGGCGGTCGGGAGGTGGGCGTCGGCCCGTGGCCCGGCGGCCCGGCGGCGTGGCCGCGCGTCGCCGGCCCCGGCTCGGCGCTCGACCCCCGCTACGACCCCGAGCTGCTCGCGCACGGCGACCGCCGCAACGTCGTCGACCGGTACCGCTACTGGACGGTCGAGGCGGTCGTCGCGGACCTCGACACGCGCCGCCACCCGTTCCACGTGGCGATCGAGAACTGGGCGCACGACCTCAACATCGGCTCGGTGGTCCGCACCGCGAACGCCTTCAACGCCGCGGGCGTGCACGTGGTCGGGCGGCGGCGCTGGAACCGCCGCGGCGCCATGGTCACGGACCGCTACCTGCACGTGCACCACCACCCGGACGCGGCGGCGCTGGCGACATGGGCGGCCGGTGCGGGACCGGACGGCGGGCGGCTGCCCGTGGTGGGGCTCGACAACGTGCCCGGGTCGGTGCCGATCGAGGGGTACGAGCTGCCGCGTGCGTGCGTCCTGCTGCTGGGCCAGGAGTCGACGGGCCTGACCCCGCAGGCGCAGGCGGTCTGCGACGTCGTCCTGCACATCACCCAGCACGGCAGCACCCGCTCCCTGAACGCGGGCGCCGCGGCCGCCATCGCCATGCACACCTGGGCCCTCCACCACGCCCACCCCTGA
- the fbaA gene encoding class II fructose-bisphosphate aldolase: protein MPIATPEVYAEMIDRAKAGKFAYPAVNITSSQTVTAAIQGFAEAESDGIIQVSVGGAEYASGSTIKNRVSGTLALAAYATEVAKNYGVTIALHTDHCVKKNLDSWVRPLLELEAEQVKRGENPTFQSHMFDGSDIPLDENLVIAAELLEMSQAARTILEIEVGVVGGEEDGHEAEINEKLYTTAEDGLATVRALGAGEKGRYLTALTFGNVHGVYKPGAVKLRPSILLDIQKAVGAEIGKENPFDLVFHGGSGSTAAEISEAVDNGVIKMNIDTDTQYAFTRPVVGHMFTNYDGVLKIDGEVGNKKAYDPRAWGKLAEAGMAARVVEACQQLRSAGHKLS from the coding sequence ATGCCCATCGCAACCCCCGAGGTCTACGCCGAGATGATCGACCGGGCGAAGGCTGGCAAGTTCGCCTACCCCGCCGTGAACATCACGTCGTCCCAGACCGTCACCGCCGCGATCCAGGGCTTCGCGGAGGCCGAGTCGGACGGCATCATCCAGGTCTCCGTCGGCGGCGCCGAGTACGCGTCCGGCTCGACGATCAAGAACCGCGTCAGCGGCACGCTCGCGCTCGCGGCCTACGCGACCGAGGTCGCCAAGAACTACGGCGTGACGATCGCGCTGCACACCGACCACTGCGTCAAGAAGAACCTCGACTCGTGGGTCCGCCCGCTGCTCGAGCTCGAGGCGGAGCAGGTCAAGCGGGGTGAGAACCCGACGTTCCAGTCGCACATGTTCGACGGCTCGGACATCCCGCTGGACGAGAACCTCGTCATCGCGGCGGAGCTGCTCGAGATGTCGCAGGCCGCGCGCACGATCCTCGAGATCGAGGTCGGCGTCGTGGGCGGCGAGGAGGACGGCCACGAGGCCGAGATCAACGAGAAGCTCTACACGACGGCCGAGGACGGCCTCGCGACCGTCCGCGCGCTCGGCGCCGGTGAGAAGGGCCGCTACCTGACGGCCCTCACGTTCGGCAACGTGCACGGCGTGTACAAGCCGGGTGCGGTCAAGCTGCGCCCGTCGATCCTCCTCGACATCCAGAAGGCCGTCGGCGCGGAGATCGGCAAGGAGAACCCGTTCGACCTCGTGTTCCACGGCGGTTCGGGCTCGACGGCGGCCGAGATCTCGGAGGCCGTCGACAACGGCGTCATCAAGATGAACATCGACACCGACACGCAGTACGCGTTCACGCGTCCGGTCGTCGGCCACATGTTCACCAACTACGACGGCGTGCTGAAGATCGACGGCGAGGTCGGCAACAAGAAGGCCTACGACCCGCGCGCCTGGGGCAAGCTCGCCGAGGCCGGCATGGCGGCGCGCGTCGTCGAGGCGTGCCAGCAGCTGCGCTCGGCGGGGCACAAGCTGTCCTGA
- a CDS encoding STAS domain-containing protein gives MRDGNSPDQGEPTHTTESGGGPAAGEPGAVHVIVGTDRTRIVLSGEVDADLGPELQEATAEAEQRGLPIEVDAHHVTFMDSSGVAFLARLSIRSEHRVRLLRVPPTVRFLLEVTRIGELLDVVDDDDSAEPFEPVDSATP, from the coding sequence GTGCGAGACGGTAACAGTCCCGACCAGGGCGAGCCCACGCACACGACGGAGTCGGGCGGAGGGCCGGCTGCGGGTGAGCCGGGTGCCGTGCACGTCATCGTCGGGACCGACCGCACCCGCATCGTCCTGTCGGGCGAGGTGGACGCGGACCTGGGCCCCGAGCTCCAGGAGGCGACCGCCGAGGCGGAGCAGCGCGGGCTCCCGATCGAGGTCGACGCGCACCACGTGACGTTCATGGACTCGTCGGGCGTCGCGTTCCTGGCGCGCCTGTCGATCCGCAGCGAGCACCGGGTCCGACTGCTGCGCGTCCCACCGACGGTGCGGTTCCTCCTCGAGGTGACCCGCATCGGCGAGCTGCTCGACGTCGTCGACGACGACGACAGCGCCGAGCCGTTCGAGCCGGTCGACTCCGCCACCCCGTGA